A segment of the Promicromonospora sukumoe genome:
CCTGCTGCTGAGAAGGCAGCCAACCTTGATTGGAGCTATGTGACGCTTGGTCTGCGGGCGGCCGATGAGGGCAGCCAGGCCAAGTGGCAAAGGTACGTCGCGAATACCTTGAACGGCTCGTCGCACAAGGCCCAGTTCACAGTGACGTTCAACCGCCCGCCGTTGATGCCGTCGACCGCGTCGATGAGGACGAAGGCGACCTCCACGGGTGACGAGCTGGCGTGCGCGACCTCTTCAAGTTCCGCCACTGTCGTTCGCACCCGCCAGCCGTACTTCCAGGCGCGGGGCACGGACCCGGAGGGTGAGGCGCCGTGGAACCAGTCGGTGGAGCTGAAGTTCCGGGTGATCGACCACGTCGCCGGAACTGTCCGGTGGGAGTCGAGTTGGACGGGCCTCCAGGCCAGCACGTCTACGCATCGGGTGCGTGTGCCGGAGAGCAAGCAGTTGACCAGCCTGCGAACCTATCGGTGGCAGGCGGCCGCGAGGGACTCGTCGGGCAAGTCGACTGGGTGGTCGGACACGAATTGCTATGTCCGTCCGGATGTGACGGGGCCGAACGCGCCTGAGGTGAACTCGTCGCAGTACCCGGCGTGGCCTGCGGGCGTCTCGGGCGGTGTCGCGCAGGCCGGCACGTTCACGTTCTCGGCGAATGGTTCGACCGACCTGAAGTTGTACAAGTACTCGTTCAACGACGGGCAGAAGGCCGACTCGATCACGACATCAGGCAGCGGCTCGAAGTCTGTGTCGTTTGCGCCGAGCCGGTCGGGCTACAACGAGGTGGAGGTCCAGTCGCAGGATGTGGCCGGCAACTGGTCGCCAGTAGAGAAGTATGAGTTCTGGGTGGGGTACCCGGCCCGGGACGGGCTGTGGCATCTGGACGAGGGCACGGGTACGACGTCGCTCAACGAGGTCACGACTGCCCCGACGGCAGGCAACCTGACCTGGTCAACCGGTGTGTCCTGGGGCACCGGCGCGCTCAGGGAGACTGTCGCCGACCCCGATGACCCGGACGATCCTCGGTTCGTCGATGACAAGGCTCTGGTGTTCGACGGGACGGGTTTCGCGCGCACGAGTGGGCCGGCTGTGGCTATCGACAAGTCGTACACGATCATGGCCTTCATCAAGCCCGCGGCCGACTTCTCTGGTGTCGGCGCAGCGATCTCGCAGGAAGGCGACAAGCGGGGTGCCTTCCACCTGGGATATACCGACAACGCGGACTGCGGTACGGATTTCGATGAGACGGACCATCAGTTGCCGTGTTGGGGGCTGTGGGTCAAGGACGCTGACACCCTCGACTCGGGCCACGTGGCCGCTCGGTCCGACGTGCCGGCGGTGGCTGGGCAGTGGGTGCATGTCGTGGGGACCTATGACGCTTCCGACCCCGCCCATCCGACGCTGAGCGTGCGGGTGTGCAACCCGTCCGCACCGTTCGACACACCGGAGCCGGTCACGGTTGAGATCGATCCGGTGACCTGGACCGCACCCGGTCCGATGCGTCTCGGTTCCGGTGTGCGCGCGGGCGTCCCGGAGTGGCCGTTCCGCGGCGCAGTAGATGACGTGCGGGTCTACCGCGAGCTGGTCGAGCCTGAGCGGCTTGACCGCATCTGCTGGGGGGCAGACGCGTCATGACGGTCCGGCATCGGGGCAAGTACGGGCCCGTGAGCAAGGGTTACTTGGCAGGTGCAGTGCTCGGAGACATCTGGGGAGATGCGATGACCGGCAAGGGGCGAGACCAGGCAGCCGATCACGGGCGGACGAATCGACGGGCATGGGGGCCGGCGCTCATTGGCGCCGGGCTCACGCTGGCACTCGTGGTGCCGGCCACGGTGCCCGCGGCGGCCGCAGAGAATCCGAGCGTGGCAGAGCGGCAGTCGTGGAGTCTCGACGAGCGCGCCGAGCACGACCGGGAATTCGCCGGCGACCTCCAACTGCCCGAGGCGCTTCCGGCCACGGAGGCAGAGCCCGAGGCGGTAGCAGTCTCGGTTCCCGACCCACGTACCCATGAAGCGCCGATCACGGTGACCCCTGATGCCAGGAACTTCATTCTCTCGGGGACGAAGGCAGGTACTGCGGCGCCAGACGACATTCGCGCGACCGTTGGCGGGCTACCGGTCCAGCTCGAGAGCCCGGGAAAGAGCGCACGCCGCGCCGCGGGGCTGACCGCCCTCAGCGCACCGGAGAACGTGCGAGTCACAACCCTCGACGACGCCTCGGCGCGTGCCCTGGGCGTGGAAGCGCTGCTCACCGTTGCTCACGCGCCGCAGGCTGGCCAGGTGGGTGCTGCGGGTCTCGGTATGAGCGTGGACTACGAGGGACTGACCGGTGGCAATCCGGAACTTGCTTCGCGGCTGGGACTGGTTTCCTTGCCAGTTTGCGCTCTGAGCACACCCGAGGTACCTGAGTGCCAGGTCCAGACCCCGCTATCGGGTCAGGAGAACCAGGTCGAGGCTGGAACCGTCTCTGCCGTCGTAGAGGTTCCTGCGACCGGGGCGGAGAGGGCCGTGGCGGGCGGCCGGACAGCTCCGGCCCTCGAACGTGGAACCACCAGCGAGGCGATGGTCCTTGCAGTGGCCGCAGACGCGGCAGGTTCCGAGGGCGACTGGAAGGCGACCTCGTTGTCGGGTGCCGCGGCATGGGAGACCACAGAGGGGACAGGGTCGTTCACGTGGTCCTATCCCTTCCGTGCCCCTGGGACCGCCGGCGGACTCGTTCCTGAGGTGTCCCTGTCCTACGACTCGGGCAGCGTGGACGGGCGTGTGGCCTCGGCCAACACACAGACCTCCGAGATCGGCGAGGGCTGGGACCTGACCGCCGGAGGCTACGTCGAGCGCAAGTTCGTGCCCTGCGTCGACGACCAAGCATCCTCCAACAACGAGGCGCCGAACAACGCGGACTACGACACAGGCGACTTGTGCTGGAAGAACGACAACGCAACCCTCGTGTTGGGCGGCAAGGCGACCGACCTGGTCAAGGACGAGGCCTCCGGAAAGTGGCGCCTGGAGGCGGACGACAACACGAAGGTGGAGTCCCTGACCGGGGGTTGGAACGCCGACGAGGACAAGGAATACTGGAGGGTCACAACCGCAGACGGGACGCAGTACTGGTTCGGTCGGGACAAGCGCGCCTCCGATGATCCGGTCACGAGCCTGTACTCGGCGTGGACGGTTCCTGTGTTCGGCAATCACCCGGGCGAGCCTTGCTACGAGAACGCGGCGAACGGCGGCTTCGCTGCCTCGTCATGCCGCAAGACGTGGCGATGGAACCTGGACTACGTCGTCGACACCTCCGGTAACACCATGACCTACCGGTACTCACGAGAGTGGAACAACTACGGACGGAACAACAACAAGACCGACGTGGCGAACGCTGACTACGTGCGCGGCGGGTTCCTGGACCGAATCGACTATGGCACGCGATCGGCAACCCTGACCGCTACACCATCAGCGGTGATGGACTTCAGCTACGCCGAGCGATGCATCCCCACGAGTACCTTCGACTGCGGGACCTTGAACGCGGAGACGCGTGATCATTGGCCCGATGTCCCTCAGGACCAGATGTGCTCTGTCGACTCCAGCTCTTGTTCAGGGCGTACCGCGCCGACGTTCTTCACCCGCAAGCGTCTGAGCGGAGTCGAGACCAAGATCCTCAAGGCTGACGGCACCTACCGCTCGGTCGACTCCTGGGCGTTGACGCACTCGTTCCCCGACGCCGGCGACGGGCTGGATGCGCTCTGGCTGGACGAGGTCACGCACACCGGCAAGGGCGGGGGCTCGAACATCGCATTGCCGGCTACGCAGTTCGGTTCGGTTCAGCGAGCGAACCGAGTGGCTGCGGGTGCCGACCGTTCGGCGATGAATCGTATGCGCATCGGTGAGATTCGGACCGAATCGGGTGCCATGTTGACCGTGACGTACGCGGGCGCGGACTGCACCCCGACGTCGACGCCAACAGCACCGCAGTCGAACACGCGGCGTTGCATGCCTGTGTGGTGGACCCCGGCGGGCAACGAGGATCCGGTGATGGAGTGGTTCCACAAGTACGTCGTGACCAAGGTGATCGATGATCCGCGCGACGGCGGGTCTGATCCCACGGTGACCAGCTACAGCTATTCCGGCGGAACAGCGTGGCGGTACACCGACGACGAGCTCACGCTGAAGAAGCACCGCACATGGTCGGATTGGCGTGGGTACGCCACCTTGAATATCTACACCGGTGACACGGCACGGAACCCAGACATCACGCGGACGCGTACGCAGTACGAGTACTTCCGAGGCATGCACGCAGACCGTGAAAGCCCGAGCGGCGGTACGAAGAGCGTGCAGGTCGACGGCGTCAACGACCTCGATCAGTGGGCCGGAATGGTACGTAAGGAGACCGTCTTCAACGATAGCGCGGTCGTGTCCACGACCGTGAACACGCCGTGGCGGTCATCAGCGACCGCTACTGACGCTGATGGTGACGCGGCGTTCTACACCGGCACAGAAAGAACTGAGACAACGACAACGACTCCCGACCGTACCGGCGGGAACCTCGTTACTCGGACAGTCACGGACTTTGATGATCTCGGACGCCCGGAAGCGGTCAGCGACCTGGGAGACGTGGCACTAGCGTCCGACGACACCTGCATCCGGACCACGTACATCGACAACACGACCGCCGATATTCACATTCTTGACACCGTGCGCCAGGTCGAGACGGTGGGCGTTGCTTGCTCGGCGTCCCCAGCACGCCCAGCAGACGTGGTTTCCGTCCAGCGGTACGCGTACGACGGCGGCGCTGATGGTGCCCTCCCGACCAAGGGGCTCGTGACAACGACCCAGGAAGCGGCTTCCCACAGCGGCACTACACCCGTATACGTGAACGTCGAACGCACCACGTACGACGGTTTCGGGCGACCGGACACTACCAAGGATGCCAACGACCGCGTCACGACGACCAGGTACGACACGGTGCAGAACCTGACAACCGGGACCACCGTCACCAGCCCCGACCCGGACGGTAGCGGCGCACTCGTCGCCCATAAAACCACGACCGTGCTCGACCCTGCCTGGGGAGTCCCGACGAGGATCACTGCTCCCGATGGTCGGGTCACGTCTGGAACGTACGACGCCTTGGGCCGGCTGACGTCGGTCTGGGAGCCGGGCCGAGTGCAAGGCACCGACACCGCGAGTCGCACGTATGCGTACACGGTGCGCTCGACCGGAGTCAATGCCGTGACCACGAGCACCTTGAAGCACGACGCGTCCGGGTACCTGACCAGCGTGACGCTGTATGACGGGCTGCTGCGTGAACGACAGACCCAGACCACTTCAGCCTCGGACCTGGCCACAGGGCGGGTCATCACCGACACGACCTATGACACTCGTGGGCTGGCCGTCCTGAAGAATCACGCGTGGCACAACACCGCGGCCCCGGGCACGACGATCGTCACCACCTCTGCGGCCGTGCCTGGACGAACCCTGACGGAGTACGACGGCGCCGGGCGGGTCACCGAAGAGCTGTTCCAGGTCGACGAAGACGCCGAGAACTACGACAACGGCGACTACGTTTTGAAGTGGTCCACCACCACCGAGCACCGCGGAGACCGGACACTGGTCGACCCGCCCACGGGTGGAACACCAACCACCACGATCACAGATGGAAGAGGCCGCACGATCGCGCTGCGGCAGCACACGGGCGGCAGCACGGCGACGTCCTTCGTCGAGACGACCTACGTCTACGATGACGCGGACCGGCTCATTCGGGCTGTGGACGACGCGACCAATACCTGGACGTACAAATACGATCTGCGTGGTCGCAAGACCCGCACCACCGACCCCGACAAGGGCCAGACCGACACGACCTACGACGCGGTAGGCAACGTCCTGACCACCACCGACGCGCGGGGGAGCGTCATCGGCTACACCTACGATGCACTGGACCGGAAGACCACGATGCGCGAAGGCGGTACGGACGGAACGATCCGTGCACGATGGGCCTACGACCGCCTCGCCAACGGCCTGATGGTTTCAGGCCAGCCAACGTCGTCAACCCGAGTCGTCGGCACCGGAACGGCAGCGACGGAGATCACCACCACGATCGACGGGTACGAAGCTCACGGTCAGCCGACCGCCACGACGACGACCATCCCGGCAACCGTCGGCGGTGTCAGCCTGGGCACGCTGGCCAAGGCATGGACGACCCAGTACACCTACACCGCGACCGGCAAGCCCGACACGACGAAGTACCCCTCCGGCGGAGGGCTCCCGTCGGAGACGCTTGACCTGGCCTACGACGCCGCGGACCAGGTCAGAGGTCTCGGCGGCAACCCTGGTCACGGCCTCTATGTCGCCGCCGCGGACTACAAGCCCACCGGCGAGGTCGCGCGCCTGTCGCTCGGCAACACGCACGCGTATGTGCAGGACCGGGATTATGAGTTCGGTACGAACCGGTTGATCGGCTCCACGGTCGTGGCGGAGGCCCCCGACGGCACAGCAGTGGACGTGCAGCATGCCGCGTACACCTGGGATCACGCAGGGAACCTCACGTCGGTCTTCGACACCCCGGCCGCGAATCTTGGCGGGCGGGCACACGACCGGCAGTGCTACCGCTACGACGGACTCGGCCGGCTGACCCAGGCATGGACCCCGGCCACCGTCCAGTGCGCAACGAACCCGGACACGGCCAACCTCGGCGGTGCGGCGCCGTACTGGCACACCTACAGCCACGACACTGTCGGTAACCGAACCCAGGTCGTCGAGAACGCACTGCCCAACGGCACCGCGGCACAGACCCAGAACTACACTCGACCCACCCCTGGGCCGAACGCTGTCCGGCCACACACCGTGACGTCCGTGACGACGACCGGGCGCGGAGCAGGTACCTCGACCTACAGCTGGGACGCATCGGGAAACATGACCGGGCGTAACCTCGCAGGTCAGGCGACTCAGCAGCTGACCTGGGACGTCGAGGGCGAACTTGCCGACGTGCGCCAGGACGGCAACGGCGACGGCGACACCACCGATGCGAACGAACGCGATTCCTACGTCTACACCGCCGACGGCGAGCGGATCCTGCGCACCCAGGACGGGACAACCACGCTCTATCTCGGGTACCAAGAATTGACCCTAACCCACGGCACCGGCACCGTCACCGGTCAGCGGTACTACACCTTCGCGGGACAGACCATCGCAACCCGCACCGGTTACTACTTCGCTGACGTCACCACCATCATCGGCGACCACCACAACACCGGAACCGTCCAGATCCCAAACGTCGCGGGCCCGGCAAACCGCGTCCACCGATACACCGACCCCTACGGCAAGGCGCGTGGCCCTCACACTGGCCAGGGAGCGGACGGCGGTGCCGACGGCAACTGGAGCGGCGAGCACGGATACCTCGACAAGCCCATGGACACATCCGGCCTTACGGCGATCGGGGCCAGGATGTACGACTCGGCTATCGGTGCATTCGTCTCAGTAGACCCGATCATGGACCTCGCCGACCCGCTGCAGTGGAACGGCTACGCTTACTCCCACAACAACCCAACCACGTTCTCCGACCCTACCGGCGAACGGGAGTTGTGCGAGACCGGATACACATGCCGCAACGGGCGCGACGGAAGTATCACCCACACAAAGAAGAAGCCCAAGCCCAAGCCCACAATCTGGGATATAAGTTCGCGTTTGCGGTACTCAAGTTATTACAGCATTTTCCGCCCGCTGCCGCCGGTTCTCCCCGTTGACCCTAGGCAGCGTGCGCTCCAGCAAATTCAAGCAGCAAAACTGCAGTTGGCGCGAGCTACAGCTAATGCGGCGAGAGAGAGGGCTGAACGGGCGCGTTATGCGGCTAAAGCCGCTGCGTACAACGAGCGGGTTCAACTGGCCAAGGCGGCTGGGCTTAATCGAGGGGCTGCTCAGGTGGCTGCGGGGGACTTGAGATCGAGCCTCCTGTGGGGGCAAGCAGGATACTCGGGCTCTGGCCCCAATATCCTCGGGTCAGGTGCTACGGTCGACGATTTCCCCAAGCAGGGCTCGCTGCAGGCGAATATCGGAGGATGTATCGGCCTGTGCGGCACCCTTGCAGGCGGATATGACCTCAATCACGGGTGGTACGGATATGCCGGAGGAGGGCCTGGAGTGGAACTGGGGGCGAGCGCGGGCGTCTCTCTCACGAGTGGAATCTCCCCAGGTGTTTCCGCCGGGATTTCAGGAGCGGGTTCGGTGGGACCATGGGCGATGAGCGGCTATGGCAACTTTGGTCCGCAGGGCGGGTTCGACGGTGGTTCAGCCGGGCTCGGGCTCGGAGCAGGTTGGAGGTACGGTGCGCATATTGAGACCGGGGTAACGGTCACGGAGCGTTAGTCGAGATCCATAGGAGGTTTAGGGTGCACCCAATTTTCATAGTTGGTGGTACTGCAGCGATCTTGGCAGGTGCGCTCGGCGTAATATTCAAGAGCCGAGTGGGTGACTGGTTCGATTCTGCAGCGGACAGATTCCTTCCGAATGCACTTGCTCGACTAGTGAAGCCCTCCTCCGAGGGGCTTAGTATGCGAGAGCGGGTACTGATCGGATCGTGTCTCTTCATCCTGTTCGGGACTTTCTACTTCTGGATTGG
Coding sequences within it:
- a CDS encoding RHS repeat-associated core domain-containing protein encodes the protein MTGKGRDQAADHGRTNRRAWGPALIGAGLTLALVVPATVPAAAAENPSVAERQSWSLDERAEHDREFAGDLQLPEALPATEAEPEAVAVSVPDPRTHEAPITVTPDARNFILSGTKAGTAAPDDIRATVGGLPVQLESPGKSARRAAGLTALSAPENVRVTTLDDASARALGVEALLTVAHAPQAGQVGAAGLGMSVDYEGLTGGNPELASRLGLVSLPVCALSTPEVPECQVQTPLSGQENQVEAGTVSAVVEVPATGAERAVAGGRTAPALERGTTSEAMVLAVAADAAGSEGDWKATSLSGAAAWETTEGTGSFTWSYPFRAPGTAGGLVPEVSLSYDSGSVDGRVASANTQTSEIGEGWDLTAGGYVERKFVPCVDDQASSNNEAPNNADYDTGDLCWKNDNATLVLGGKATDLVKDEASGKWRLEADDNTKVESLTGGWNADEDKEYWRVTTADGTQYWFGRDKRASDDPVTSLYSAWTVPVFGNHPGEPCYENAANGGFAASSCRKTWRWNLDYVVDTSGNTMTYRYSREWNNYGRNNNKTDVANADYVRGGFLDRIDYGTRSATLTATPSAVMDFSYAERCIPTSTFDCGTLNAETRDHWPDVPQDQMCSVDSSSCSGRTAPTFFTRKRLSGVETKILKADGTYRSVDSWALTHSFPDAGDGLDALWLDEVTHTGKGGGSNIALPATQFGSVQRANRVAAGADRSAMNRMRIGEIRTESGAMLTVTYAGADCTPTSTPTAPQSNTRRCMPVWWTPAGNEDPVMEWFHKYVVTKVIDDPRDGGSDPTVTSYSYSGGTAWRYTDDELTLKKHRTWSDWRGYATLNIYTGDTARNPDITRTRTQYEYFRGMHADRESPSGGTKSVQVDGVNDLDQWAGMVRKETVFNDSAVVSTTVNTPWRSSATATDADGDAAFYTGTERTETTTTTPDRTGGNLVTRTVTDFDDLGRPEAVSDLGDVALASDDTCIRTTYIDNTTADIHILDTVRQVETVGVACSASPARPADVVSVQRYAYDGGADGALPTKGLVTTTQEAASHSGTTPVYVNVERTTYDGFGRPDTTKDANDRVTTTRYDTVQNLTTGTTVTSPDPDGSGALVAHKTTTVLDPAWGVPTRITAPDGRVTSGTYDALGRLTSVWEPGRVQGTDTASRTYAYTVRSTGVNAVTTSTLKHDASGYLTSVTLYDGLLRERQTQTTSASDLATGRVITDTTYDTRGLAVLKNHAWHNTAAPGTTIVTTSAAVPGRTLTEYDGAGRVTEELFQVDEDAENYDNGDYVLKWSTTTEHRGDRTLVDPPTGGTPTTTITDGRGRTIALRQHTGGSTATSFVETTYVYDDADRLIRAVDDATNTWTYKYDLRGRKTRTTDPDKGQTDTTYDAVGNVLTTTDARGSVIGYTYDALDRKTTMREGGTDGTIRARWAYDRLANGLMVSGQPTSSTRVVGTGTAATEITTTIDGYEAHGQPTATTTTIPATVGGVSLGTLAKAWTTQYTYTATGKPDTTKYPSGGGLPSETLDLAYDAADQVRGLGGNPGHGLYVAAADYKPTGEVARLSLGNTHAYVQDRDYEFGTNRLIGSTVVAEAPDGTAVDVQHAAYTWDHAGNLTSVFDTPAANLGGRAHDRQCYRYDGLGRLTQAWTPATVQCATNPDTANLGGAAPYWHTYSHDTVGNRTQVVENALPNGTAAQTQNYTRPTPGPNAVRPHTVTSVTTTGRGAGTSTYSWDASGNMTGRNLAGQATQQLTWDVEGELADVRQDGNGDGDTTDANERDSYVYTADGERILRTQDGTTTLYLGYQELTLTHGTGTVTGQRYYTFAGQTIATRTGYYFADVTTIIGDHHNTGTVQIPNVAGPANRVHRYTDPYGKARGPHTGQGADGGADGNWSGEHGYLDKPMDTSGLTAIGARMYDSAIGAFVSVDPIMDLADPLQWNGYAYSHNNPTTFSDPTGERELCETGYTCRNGRDGSITHTKKKPKPKPTIWDISSRLRYSSYYSIFRPLPPVLPVDPRQRALQQIQAAKLQLARATANAARERAERARYAAKAAAYNERVQLAKAAGLNRGAAQVAAGDLRSSLLWGQAGYSGSGPNILGSGATVDDFPKQGSLQANIGGCIGLCGTLAGGYDLNHGWYGYAGGGPGVELGASAGVSLTSGISPGVSAGISGAGSVGPWAMSGYGNFGPQGGFDGGSAGLGLGAGWRYGAHIETGVTVTER
- a CDS encoding LamG domain-containing protein, with product MNEAWEPASGEIVTDPAEPGGLTVAAGVFDIDLRSAGPGEPFAELSDPSGTAGDVGWNNEPGQAHTPPAGDRKVSISLPTIPFQVGEPVLDPDNPLRAEFPLVRPDESTITGAAVVVTVEDDGTGLIPVLRIDDVDTYEMLDQASGGAGVSFVYEVSDDLRVEAADPVDAGDGTELDSGEFQVVEVTTASQGGDEPDVTVFSGGRAQQWDSSAGSPVTAPDGSHARTSADVAEGDAVSVDRLIAPVDGDQVADMDVEIAADGRSVVATTDDAMFADPDATGPFYVDPQIKGGLHEWTAVRSGWPTSSSSYKFKDSEGVGLCPTTGYPVCDRTSVSRLLFEFSLSGLPSGVTGSHVSSATFSALGDHSYTCNKYAVSLYRTGTNSVSSSTDWNSKGSWSEDLFLSQKSVTHRDGCAGRSSRVSWGATPAAEKAANLDWSYVTLGLRAADEGSQAKWQRYVANTLNGSSHKAQFTVTFNRPPLMPSTASMRTKATSTGDELACATSSSSATVVRTRQPYFQARGTDPEGEAPWNQSVELKFRVIDHVAGTVRWESSWTGLQASTSTHRVRVPESKQLTSLRTYRWQAAARDSSGKSTGWSDTNCYVRPDVTGPNAPEVNSSQYPAWPAGVSGGVAQAGTFTFSANGSTDLKLYKYSFNDGQKADSITTSGSGSKSVSFAPSRSGYNEVEVQSQDVAGNWSPVEKYEFWVGYPARDGLWHLDEGTGTTSLNEVTTAPTAGNLTWSTGVSWGTGALRETVADPDDPDDPRFVDDKALVFDGTGFARTSGPAVAIDKSYTIMAFIKPAADFSGVGAAISQEGDKRGAFHLGYTDNADCGTDFDETDHQLPCWGLWVKDADTLDSGHVAARSDVPAVAGQWVHVVGTYDASDPAHPTLSVRVCNPSAPFDTPEPVTVEIDPVTWTAPGPMRLGSGVRAGVPEWPFRGAVDDVRVYRELVEPERLDRICWGADAS